The Paenibacillus sp. RUD330 genome has a segment encoding these proteins:
- the murC gene encoding UDP-N-acetylmuramate--L-alanine ligase encodes MTTTAEHVHFIGIGGYGMSAIARVMLEMGYKVTGSDVARAELAEKLASKGASIYIGHDAGNVKGADLVVYSTALSKDNVERRAAEELKIPVLHRSQMLARLMNAGKGVAVAGAHGKTTTSSMIALVMESCGADPTYIIGGEIVNVGTNAKAGKGEYVVAEADESDGSFLHYHPAIAVVTNIEPDHLENYDGDFANLKKAYVQFLSQVTPDGRAVVCLDDPIVRELLPQAAGSLPSERILTFGIDEEAEFRASDIVLGDRKVAFKLSRSGKELGVVQLSVPGRHNVYNAMATLITCMEAGIPFGAAAAAIKEFIGAKRRFQVLGDVNGILVIDDYAHHPTEIQATISAAKATGKRIVAVFQPQRYTRTFFLLEQFSRAFAEADEVIITDIYSPAGEQQIEGISSQRLVEMIVENCNANTRYLPTKEEVQAELSKQAAPGDLIITMGAGDIWKAADGLARELRERHGQ; translated from the coding sequence ATGACGACTACAGCAGAGCACGTACATTTTATCGGAATCGGCGGCTACGGCATGAGCGCGATCGCACGCGTCATGCTGGAGATGGGATACAAGGTGACGGGATCCGACGTTGCGCGGGCGGAGCTGGCGGAAAAGCTGGCGTCCAAGGGTGCAAGCATCTATATCGGGCATGACGCGGGCAACGTCAAGGGAGCCGATCTGGTCGTCTACAGCACGGCGCTGTCCAAGGACAACGTGGAGCGGCGCGCGGCGGAGGAGCTGAAGATCCCGGTGCTCCACCGCTCCCAGATGCTGGCCAGGCTCATGAATGCGGGCAAGGGGGTCGCCGTCGCCGGCGCGCACGGCAAAACGACGACCTCCTCGATGATCGCTCTCGTCATGGAGAGCTGCGGAGCGGATCCGACCTACATCATCGGCGGCGAGATCGTCAATGTCGGCACGAACGCCAAAGCAGGCAAAGGCGAATACGTCGTAGCGGAAGCCGACGAGAGCGACGGCTCCTTCCTGCATTACCATCCGGCGATCGCGGTCGTGACCAACATCGAGCCGGATCATCTGGAGAACTACGACGGCGATTTCGCCAACCTGAAGAAGGCCTACGTCCAGTTTCTCTCCCAGGTCACTCCCGACGGAAGGGCAGTCGTATGCCTCGACGATCCGATCGTCCGCGAGCTGCTGCCGCAGGCGGCAGGCTCCCTGCCGTCCGAGCGCATCCTGACCTTCGGCATCGACGAGGAAGCGGAATTCCGCGCATCGGACATCGTGCTCGGCGATCGCAAGGTGGCGTTCAAGCTATCCCGTTCCGGCAAGGAGCTCGGCGTCGTGCAGCTGTCCGTTCCTGGACGCCATAACGTATACAACGCGATGGCGACGCTGATCACATGCATGGAAGCCGGCATTCCGTTCGGCGCGGCAGCCGCCGCGATCAAGGAATTCATCGGCGCCAAGCGCCGCTTCCAGGTGCTCGGCGACGTGAACGGCATCCTCGTCATCGACGACTACGCGCATCATCCGACGGAGATCCAGGCGACGATCAGCGCCGCCAAGGCGACCGGCAAGCGAATCGTGGCCGTGTTCCAGCCGCAGCGCTACACGCGCACCTTCTTCCTGCTGGAGCAGTTCAGCCGGGCTTTCGCCGAAGCCGACGAGGTGATCATCACCGACATCTACTCCCCGGCCGGCGAGCAGCAGATCGAAGGCATCAGCTCGCAGCGGCTCGTGGAGATGATCGTGGAGAACTGCAATGCCAATACACGCTATCTTCCGACCAAGGAAGAGGTGCAGGCCGAGCTGTCGAAGCAGGCCGCGCCCGGCGATCTCATCATCACGATGGGAGCCGGAGATATCTGGAAGGCTGCCGACGGCCTCGCGCGCGAGCTGCGGGAGCGGCACGGGCAATAA